One Nocardioides aromaticivorans genomic window carries:
- a CDS encoding acetyl-CoA C-acetyltransferase has protein sequence MPEAVIVSAARTPIGRANKGSLKDFRPDDLTAFIAQAALDKVPALDPKDVDDFYLGVGLPGGEAGNNMARIVTTLMGTEIPGATITRYCSSSVQTSRMAFHAIKAGEGDVFISAGVETVSRFQFGTSDHIPNTKNPLFADAQVRTEEYAQGRKVWHDPREDGLLPDIYIAMGQTAENVASIRGLKREDLDHFGVRSQNLAEKAIADGFWEREITPVTLADGTVVSKDDGPRAGVTYEALSELQPVFRPDGVVTAGNCCALNDGAAAVVIMSDTKAAELGLTPLARIVSTGVSGLSPEIMGLGPVEATRNALKHAGMSIDDIDLAEINEAFAAQVLPSAEDLGIPIEKLNVNGGAIAVGHPFGMTGARLQNTLINSLQWHDKSTGLITMCVGGGQGMAMILERMS, from the coding sequence ATGCCCGAGGCCGTCATTGTTTCCGCCGCCCGTACCCCGATCGGCCGCGCGAACAAGGGCTCGTTGAAGGACTTCCGCCCCGACGACCTCACCGCGTTCATCGCGCAGGCCGCCCTCGACAAGGTCCCCGCGCTCGACCCGAAGGACGTCGACGACTTCTACCTCGGCGTCGGCCTGCCCGGTGGCGAGGCCGGCAACAACATGGCGCGGATCGTCACCACCCTGATGGGCACCGAGATCCCCGGCGCGACCATCACCCGCTACTGCTCCTCGTCGGTGCAGACCTCGCGGATGGCCTTCCACGCGATCAAGGCGGGCGAGGGCGATGTGTTCATCTCCGCCGGTGTCGAGACCGTCTCGCGCTTCCAGTTCGGTACGTCGGACCACATCCCGAACACCAAGAACCCCCTCTTCGCCGACGCCCAGGTGCGCACCGAGGAGTACGCCCAGGGCCGCAAGGTCTGGCACGACCCGCGCGAGGACGGCCTGCTCCCCGACATCTACATCGCGATGGGCCAGACGGCCGAGAACGTCGCGAGCATCCGCGGCCTCAAGCGCGAGGACCTCGACCACTTCGGCGTCCGCTCGCAGAACCTCGCCGAGAAGGCCATCGCGGACGGCTTCTGGGAGCGCGAGATCACCCCGGTGACCCTCGCCGACGGCACGGTCGTCAGCAAGGACGACGGCCCGCGCGCCGGCGTCACCTACGAGGCCCTCTCCGAGCTGCAGCCGGTCTTCCGCCCCGACGGCGTGGTCACCGCCGGCAACTGCTGCGCCCTCAACGACGGCGCCGCCGCGGTCGTGATCATGTCCGACACGAAGGCCGCCGAGCTGGGCCTGACCCCGCTCGCCCGGATCGTGTCGACCGGCGTCTCCGGCCTCTCCCCCGAGATCATGGGCCTCGGCCCGGTCGAGGCGACCCGCAACGCGCTCAAGCACGCCGGCATGTCGATCGACGACATCGACCTCGCCGAGATCAACGAGGCCTTCGCCGCGCAGGTGCTGCCCTCCGCCGAGGACCTCGGCATCCCGATCGAGAAGCTCAACGTCAACGGCGGCGCGATCGCCGTCGGTCACCCGTTCGGCATGACCGGCGCCCGCCTGCAGAACACGCTGATCAACTCGCTGCAGTGGCACGACAAGTCCACCGGCCTGATCACCATGTGTGTCGGTGGCGGCCAGGGCATGGCGATGATCCT